TCTTCATTCCCGTACTTATCCTATGCTCGATGTTTTCCCAGAAAACCCTTCGAAGGAAATCGCAATTCTCTTTTCCGAAGAAATTCGGCTTTACCAATTTAATCAAGGACGGCATCAGGAACATCGTGAGAATCTCGAAGCCGCGGTACCAAGTGAAATCGAAGATTTTCTTACCGCATTTTCGAAAATCCGCGTTAGGATCGTTCAACGAGTTGACTCTCAAGCCATAAGCCGTGATGCCGATTAGATCGGTCGTGAATTTCGCACagatatccttaatatcgatcgttttcCCTTTGCCTAGgatcgaaatgaaacgaaagaattatatttataaagtcgGATTTTATTTGATCACTCAACGAATATCTCACCTTTCAACGAAAGAGATTCTAAATGCGCGTCGAGATCGTTACCAATGTAAACCATCAGATCGAACATCTTCTTCAATTTGCCACTCGTAAAAAACGGCGTTAACttcgatcgaagaaatttCCATGCTGGATTTTTTATCATGAAGAGATTCGCCCAACCGAGTCGATCTTCAATATCCGTTTCAGAATACTTGTCGGCGAAATAATCAAAGTCTTTGACGAGAACGTGCTTGATAAGATCGGGATCGCGAATCAAAAAGAAAGGCTTATCGAAGATGTAAAAGCCCATGTACGGTAATCCGCTTGACTCGTCGTAAAAAGTTTTTATGAATTCACCAGGAcattttttcatgaaaaagcCATCGGCAAAGTTACCAAACAATGGAATAGGCTTTATTTCCAATACGTTGCGTTTTTTCCAATAACCGAATTTTCTCGTCATATAGATGTATATCGTCGTTATAAGGGTCAAAAGAAAGATGAGACAGATCGTACCAGTGAAAAGCCCATAGTCATCGATAAGTCCCATCGTTGTAAAAAGAACTTCtttggaaatatttgaaaaaaagccTTCACGAAAAGAGTTTCTAACTAACACTTcgtccctttcttttttcgaaagatatgTAATGTGTTAGGAGGTTTTTATACGAAATCGTTATCATACAGCGTCGGTTTATTTTTTGCTGATATAATATAACCGCGTCAATGATTGCCTTTAATAATTCGATTCGCTTTACTGTTAAAATATGATCTACGGTAATAAGTTTTGCAACACGACTGACATTGATATC
This region of Vespa crabro chromosome 23, iyVesCrab1.2, whole genome shotgun sequence genomic DNA includes:
- the LOC124432035 gene encoding cytochrome P450 6k1-like, giving the protein MGLIDDYGLFTGTICLIFLLTLITTIYIYMTRKFGYWKKRNVLEIKPIPLFGNFADGFFMKKCPGEFIKTFYDESSGLPYMGFYIFDKPFFLIRDPDLIKHVLVKDFDYFADKYSETDIEDRLGWANLFMIKNPAWKFLRSKLTPFFTSGKLKKMFDLMVYIGNDLDAHLESLSLKGKGKTIDIKDICAKFTTDLIGITAYGLRVNSLNDPNADFRKCGKKIFDFTWYRGFEILTMFLMPSLIKLVKPNFFGKENCDFLRRVFWENIEHRISTGMKKNDLIDLLIELKTNYKGQEFHGFKFDGDDLVAQAAVFFTGGFETSSTTLAFSLYELAMHPEIQTRLRKEIHEALASNDDQQVTYDMVVSLPYLDMVVSETLRKYPVFPFIERITGHDYKVPGHDLTLEKGTPVYISNMGLHYDSRYFPEPHVYNPERFIEENKQNIIPYTYLPFGEGPHMCIGLRLGLLESKYGLIQILRKYRVSPCEKTLIPMRLDPKALTITALGGLYLNISELENY